One region of Yersinia bercovieri ATCC 43970 genomic DNA includes:
- a CDS encoding efflux RND transporter periplasmic adaptor subunit: MRINMTSKTGRLALILLIVLLLVVGAGVALWLSDSQQVAPPLTETIGRGDIERNVMATGSLKPSLQVNVGAQVNGQLTKLYVKQGDRVTRGQLLAEIDPTLQQNELRKTGAELESAQAQKQAAQALLRQYLLELRRQQTLIKEGSGMQSTLEKAQAQYDSQVAQLRVNEALIVQSQMAMETAKANLAFTRIMAPIDGEVLGIVTKEGQTIVSSQSAPTILVLANVDTMKVHTRISETDILKVSVGQPLWFYVVADPERRYESQMDAIQEASAESLREDSAGQQPNQQPSAIYYTGIFNIANHERLLRTSMTAQVFIITAQAKSVLRVPLSALGEQQPNKRYRVQVVNGKQIATRWVSLGLRNGQYAEVKEGLAQGDQVVLMGAPSGATHEP, encoded by the coding sequence ATGCGCATCAATATGACGAGCAAAACAGGGCGCTTAGCGCTGATCCTGCTGATTGTGCTGCTGTTGGTGGTGGGCGCTGGGGTTGCGCTGTGGTTATCGGATAGCCAGCAGGTCGCACCACCATTAACTGAAACCATTGGTCGCGGTGATATTGAAAGAAATGTCATGGCAACCGGCAGCTTAAAACCCTCATTGCAAGTCAATGTTGGTGCGCAAGTCAACGGGCAGTTGACCAAACTTTATGTCAAGCAGGGCGACCGCGTGACCCGAGGCCAGTTGCTGGCTGAGATCGACCCCACGTTACAGCAGAACGAATTACGTAAAACCGGAGCTGAATTAGAGAGTGCGCAGGCGCAGAAACAGGCCGCGCAGGCACTGTTACGCCAATATTTACTGGAGCTTCGCCGCCAGCAGACCTTGATAAAAGAGGGTTCAGGTATGCAAAGCACCCTGGAAAAAGCGCAGGCGCAATATGATAGCCAAGTGGCGCAGTTACGCGTTAATGAAGCCTTGATTGTGCAGAGCCAAATGGCGATGGAAACCGCCAAAGCCAATCTGGCCTTTACGCGCATCATGGCACCCATTGATGGCGAAGTGCTGGGCATCGTCACCAAAGAGGGGCAAACCATTGTCTCCTCACAAAGTGCACCCACCATTCTGGTACTGGCGAATGTCGATACCATGAAGGTACATACCCGCATTTCCGAAACCGATATTCTGAAAGTTAGTGTCGGGCAGCCGTTATGGTTCTATGTGGTAGCCGATCCTGAGCGCCGTTATGAAAGCCAAATGGATGCTATTCAGGAAGCGTCAGCGGAGAGTTTGCGCGAAGATAGCGCCGGACAGCAGCCCAACCAGCAACCCTCGGCTATCTATTACACTGGCATATTTAATATCGCCAACCACGAGCGGCTGTTGCGTACCTCAATGACGGCACAGGTGTTTATTATCACCGCGCAGGCGAAGAGTGTGTTGCGCGTGCCACTCTCCGCGCTGGGTGAACAGCAGCCGAATAAGCGCTATCGAGTGCAGGTGGTTAACGGCAAACAGATAGCGACTCGCTGGGTATCCCTTGGCCTGCGCAATGGTCAATATGCTGAAGTGAAAGAGGGGTTAGCTCAGGGTGATCAGGTGGTGCTGATGGGTGCGCCATCGGGAGCGACCCATGAGCCATAA
- a CDS encoding acyl carrier protein — translation MEKYQHVYDTVCEMLCDAKDLEMSALSPEMSLHQLKLDSLDYVELMVLAKREFGATLNAEMFMENPDMTLGELCQKLAEQKR, via the coding sequence ATGGAAAAGTATCAACACGTTTATGACACCGTTTGCGAAATGTTGTGTGACGCCAAAGATCTGGAAATGTCAGCGCTATCACCTGAGATGTCGCTGCATCAACTGAAACTCGACAGCCTGGATTACGTCGAATTGATGGTTTTGGCAAAGCGCGAATTCGGGGCCACGCTAAATGCCGAGATGTTTATGGAAAACCCAGACATGACTTTAGGCGAGCTTTGCCAGAAATTAGCTGAGCAGAAGAGATAA
- a CDS encoding DsbA family protein, with amino-acid sequence MVILISSLITTAYFHYFVLNQDTQETLFSVSESEVANSPIKDDKTIIEIFSYGCHYCAINEENVAQLEKRMPEGSRFIRLHISSDKTTGLGRFAPMFATLSVMGIESQHRQSAYKAVLEDNIDFSDNSQLENWLKANGIDVGKYQQASQSAEAKALIAYMTAVTAHYKIDATPTFIVGKKWIALQDREFPAFSDHLLSLLEHDKELEK; translated from the coding sequence TTGGTTATCCTTATTTCTTCATTGATAACAACAGCCTATTTTCACTATTTCGTGCTTAATCAAGATACTCAGGAAACGCTGTTTTCTGTCAGCGAAAGTGAAGTTGCAAACAGCCCAATCAAAGACGATAAAACAATTATTGAAATCTTCTCCTATGGCTGCCATTACTGCGCCATTAATGAAGAGAACGTCGCCCAATTAGAAAAACGTATGCCAGAGGGCAGCCGCTTTATTCGCCTACATATCAGCAGTGATAAAACCACGGGGCTGGGGCGTTTCGCGCCAATGTTCGCCACATTATCGGTGATGGGCATTGAGTCGCAGCATCGGCAAAGTGCTTACAAAGCGGTACTCGAAGATAACATCGATTTCAGCGATAACAGCCAACTCGAGAACTGGTTGAAAGCTAATGGCATCGATGTCGGCAAATATCAGCAAGCAAGCCAGTCTGCAGAAGCCAAAGCGCTAATCGCTTATATGACGGCGGTGACGGCGCACTACAAAATTGACGCCACCCCGACCTTTATTGTCGGCAAAAAATGGATAGCGTTGCAGGATCGTGAGTTCCCGGCATTCTCGGATCACCTCTTGTCATTGCTCGAGCACGATAAGGAGCTGGAGAAATAA
- a CDS encoding efflux transporter outer membrane subunit, translating into MNRLINVGLMALLLTGCGSLLKSDYQRPMLSVPDEWRVKESGGGYLNHSVHWWENFDDPQLSESINRMLLSNNDLAAAGLKLQQARLTAGLTNTNMTPNVTLSGAGSNTRALNENTQPRESYSTSLGLSYELDLWGKLARAREQSAWLVNATEQDRQETALSLIGTTADLYWQIAKFNQQLGYQQAALAISQDTLNMVQSRLAAGDASEIELLQAQQTLLDRQNQYQNLEQQREAARNAMALLFNRAPDYRQAERHSLDLQQQVPIAESLPLQVIAQRPDVQAAEWRLRAALAGSDVAKLNFYPTLSLGATLDAGSAVFSQWFSNPSRTLSASGALPFLQWNSVQLTIDQSKLEVQLAAVDFRRKVYSALKDVDDAMMQRLSYQKQKQNQWQNLQLSQRRLSLTNSQYQAGAISFQTLLDAQDALLTSETSLLELQYNYLNATMKLWLALGGGVVSSGVDKDSKGTKP; encoded by the coding sequence ATGAATAGATTGATTAATGTCGGGCTTATGGCACTGCTGCTCACCGGTTGCGGCTCCCTGCTGAAAAGTGATTATCAGCGGCCGATGTTGTCAGTACCCGACGAGTGGCGGGTTAAGGAGAGTGGCGGCGGCTACCTGAATCACAGTGTGCACTGGTGGGAGAATTTCGACGATCCACAGCTATCGGAAAGCATCAACCGCATGTTGCTCAGCAACAACGATCTGGCCGCCGCAGGGCTGAAATTGCAGCAGGCGCGGTTAACTGCGGGGCTGACCAATACCAATATGACCCCCAATGTCACGCTGAGCGGTGCGGGCAGTAATACCCGCGCGCTGAATGAAAATACTCAGCCACGAGAGAGCTATAGCACCTCGCTGGGGTTGAGCTACGAGCTGGATCTGTGGGGCAAACTGGCCCGCGCCCGCGAGCAATCAGCGTGGCTGGTGAATGCCACCGAACAGGATCGCCAGGAAACGGCGCTCTCGCTCATTGGTACTACTGCGGATCTCTACTGGCAGATTGCCAAATTCAATCAGCAATTGGGCTATCAACAGGCGGCACTGGCTATCTCGCAGGATACCCTAAACATGGTGCAATCACGGCTGGCAGCAGGTGATGCCAGTGAGATCGAGCTGTTGCAGGCGCAACAGACGTTGTTGGATCGCCAAAACCAGTACCAAAATCTCGAACAGCAGCGGGAAGCGGCGCGTAATGCTATGGCGCTGCTGTTTAACCGTGCGCCTGATTATCGTCAGGCAGAACGTCACTCATTGGATCTACAGCAGCAGGTGCCGATAGCGGAAAGTTTGCCACTACAGGTGATTGCCCAGCGACCCGATGTACAGGCCGCCGAGTGGCGCTTGCGTGCCGCATTGGCCGGATCGGATGTGGCTAAATTGAACTTCTACCCGACACTCTCGCTGGGGGCCACATTGGATGCCGGTAGTGCGGTGTTTTCACAATGGTTTAGCAACCCGAGCCGCACCCTAAGTGCCAGCGGCGCGTTGCCATTCTTACAGTGGAATAGTGTGCAGCTCACCATCGACCAGTCAAAACTGGAGGTGCAATTGGCTGCTGTCGATTTCCGCCGCAAAGTTTATAGCGCGCTCAAAGATGTGGATGACGCGATGATGCAGCGGCTGAGCTACCAGAAACAGAAACAGAATCAGTGGCAGAACCTGCAACTCAGCCAACGCCGATTGAGCCTAACCAACAGTCAGTATCAGGCGGGGGCCATCTCATTTCAGACCTTACTGGACGCGCAGGACGCCCTGCTGACCAGTGAAACCAGTTTGCTCGAACTGCAATATAACTACCTGAATGCCACTATGAAATTGTGGTTAGCCCTCGGCGGCGGTGTGGTTAGCAGCGGAGTTGATAAGGACAGTAAAGGAACCAAACCATGA
- a CDS encoding beta-ketoacyl-[acyl-carrier-protein] synthase family protein, producing MTKRDTQRRVVVTGYGSVTPMGMTAQQSWDAIMDYQLGYRYYDKSEQGIKSRFFGLLDAEPNLKSVPAAIRRRLPRYARLALAAAREAMGMAFGEQSPEAYYDLLDCGTIIGSGWAGQDETHDNYEGYLETGLGTPFGCFLSMPNAGTAACSLYWGLRGYQNSPIAACATGTIAIGDAFEIIRSGRASMMLAGAGESLRSDAAVWNIDILGALAREQQDVTKASCPFSLDRNGFVLSEGAAVLCLEEREGAMARGATILGEIKGYGNYSDAFDFTAPAEDRVARVKTIRHALQQAGLSAEEIDYVNLHGTSTQLNDLNETQSIKQAFGDAAYTTPLSSTKSYSGHLIAAAGSFESIICLQALKHQIMPATCNLKNADPQCDLDYISEGHRPKALRNTLNLSFGFGGANAALVIGLD from the coding sequence ATGACGAAGAGAGATACACAGCGCCGTGTTGTCGTGACCGGTTACGGCAGCGTGACCCCGATGGGCATGACCGCACAGCAGAGTTGGGATGCCATTATGGATTACCAATTGGGCTACCGCTATTACGATAAATCTGAGCAAGGCATCAAGTCGCGCTTTTTTGGCTTGCTTGACGCTGAACCCAATCTGAAATCGGTTCCTGCGGCCATTCGCCGCCGCCTACCGCGCTATGCCCGACTGGCACTGGCGGCCGCACGTGAAGCCATGGGTATGGCGTTCGGCGAACAGTCACCAGAGGCCTATTATGATTTGCTAGATTGCGGCACCATCATCGGCAGCGGCTGGGCGGGACAAGATGAGACCCATGATAACTACGAAGGCTATCTGGAAACCGGGCTGGGCACACCTTTCGGCTGCTTCCTGTCGATGCCGAATGCCGGTACTGCCGCCTGTAGTTTGTACTGGGGACTACGGGGTTATCAGAACTCACCGATCGCCGCTTGTGCCACCGGAACTATTGCCATTGGTGATGCATTTGAAATTATCCGCAGCGGCCGCGCATCAATGATGCTGGCCGGGGCGGGTGAATCACTGCGCAGCGATGCGGCGGTGTGGAATATCGATATTCTGGGTGCACTGGCGCGCGAGCAACAGGATGTGACCAAAGCCAGCTGCCCGTTTAGTCTGGATCGCAACGGTTTTGTACTCTCTGAGGGGGCGGCAGTCTTGTGCCTTGAAGAGCGCGAAGGGGCGATGGCACGTGGCGCGACTATCCTCGGCGAGATCAAAGGCTACGGTAACTACTCCGATGCCTTTGACTTTACTGCACCAGCAGAAGACCGGGTGGCACGGGTGAAAACCATTCGTCACGCCTTACAGCAGGCGGGTTTGAGCGCCGAAGAGATCGATTACGTTAACCTGCACGGCACCTCGACTCAGCTTAACGACCTGAATGAAACTCAATCTATCAAGCAGGCGTTTGGTGACGCGGCTTATACCACGCCACTTTCCAGCACTAAATCCTACTCCGGCCATTTGATTGCAGCGGCTGGCAGCTTTGAATCGATCATCTGCCTGCAAGCGCTGAAGCATCAGATTATGCCGGCGACCTGTAATCTAAAAAATGCCGATCCGCAGTGCGATCTGGACTACATCAGCGAAGGGCATCGGCCAAAAGCCTTGCGTAATACGCTAAACCTCAGCTTCGGCTTTGGTGGGGCGAACGCGGCATTGGTTATCGGGCTGGATTGA
- a CDS encoding mandelate racemase family protein gives MKIISVDVTVFSYPTRRVSDTAGHSHPGEESQAKMAMLTLTTDEGDCGYAFAPPEVIRPHIINSFFKKVLIGQNPFDRERLWNDLVHWQRGSANQLTDRALAVAEQAIWDLLGRKLGQPVYKLLGGYRDKVLAYGSTMCGDELADGLSTPDEYARFAEQLVARGYKGIKLHTWMPPVSFAPSPQMDVRACAAVREAVGPDIALMLDGYHWYSRSDALYIGRELQKLNFSWFEEPMEEQSMASYCWLRENLQIDIIGPESLAGKYFSRADWVKAGACDILRAGVQGVGGITPCLKVAHLAESFGMDCEIHGNGAPNLAVVGAIRNCRWYERGLLHPFLDYDEPAAYLNSIIDPMDSEGYVSLPTRPGLGEDINFDYIKAHTLSAQ, from the coding sequence GTGAAAATAATCTCAGTAGATGTAACCGTTTTTTCTTATCCCACCCGGCGTGTTTCTGATACTGCCGGGCACTCGCATCCCGGTGAGGAGTCGCAGGCCAAAATGGCGATGCTGACCTTGACCACCGATGAAGGCGATTGTGGCTACGCCTTTGCTCCGCCAGAAGTTATTCGCCCGCACATCATCAATAGCTTTTTTAAAAAAGTGCTGATTGGGCAGAACCCCTTTGACCGCGAGCGGCTATGGAATGATTTAGTACACTGGCAGCGGGGCAGCGCCAATCAACTAACCGATCGGGCGCTGGCGGTTGCCGAGCAAGCTATCTGGGATCTGTTAGGGCGCAAGCTGGGCCAGCCCGTTTATAAGTTACTCGGCGGCTATCGCGATAAAGTGTTGGCCTACGGCAGCACCATGTGTGGTGACGAGTTGGCCGATGGCTTGTCGACACCCGATGAGTATGCGCGCTTTGCCGAGCAGCTGGTCGCCAGAGGGTACAAGGGGATTAAGCTGCATACCTGGATGCCGCCGGTCTCCTTTGCGCCGAGTCCACAAATGGACGTCCGTGCCTGTGCCGCAGTGCGCGAAGCGGTTGGGCCGGATATCGCTCTGATGCTCGATGGCTACCACTGGTACAGCCGCAGCGACGCACTCTATATTGGCCGTGAGCTACAAAAGCTGAATTTCAGCTGGTTTGAAGAGCCGATGGAGGAGCAGAGCATGGCCTCTTATTGCTGGTTAAGGGAGAACCTACAGATTGACATTATTGGGCCTGAAAGTCTGGCGGGTAAATACTTTAGCCGTGCTGATTGGGTGAAGGCTGGCGCCTGCGATATTTTACGTGCCGGTGTTCAGGGCGTGGGCGGCATTACCCCTTGCTTGAAAGTGGCGCATTTGGCGGAATCTTTCGGCATGGATTGCGAAATCCACGGTAACGGCGCGCCTAATTTGGCGGTGGTCGGGGCTATCCGTAACTGCCGCTGGTATGAGCGCGGGCTACTGCATCCGTTCCTCGATTACGACGAGCCAGCCGCTTACCTCAATAGCATCATCGACCCAATGGACAGTGAAGGTTATGTCTCACTGCCAACACGCCCTGGCCTGGGTGAGGATATCAATTTCGACTATATCAAGGCCCATACCCTGAGTGCGCAATAA
- a CDS encoding MaoC family dehydratase, translated as MIFNYTLSDAERWAKFSGDYNPIHFDLQHAQHLGLQQLTVHGMRAMLDIKYQLSAALLLAMPQADYLRFNVRLRQPVQCHTAYQLQLSEAVGQVSGNLLDIGTGESCFNSKLRSGPALKQMKSDQWSSLSAEKVHQFSQQFPGNAAEPAECWGFFDALLFKLLVAAPETLATAKAVLPGIQADTLIDIFEHVPVIQTHHDVHFSADLLRTNPHLFVRSALQYSIEPTLIVGNAEDGWVLRAAIQARSDAGPLITTAVTLKTWPLAANSIRI; from the coding sequence ATGATCTTTAACTACACCCTCAGTGATGCTGAACGCTGGGCTAAGTTTTCCGGCGATTACAACCCGATCCATTTTGATCTGCAACATGCGCAGCACCTTGGTCTACAGCAACTGACTGTGCATGGTATGCGCGCGATGCTGGATATTAAATATCAGCTCAGTGCGGCGCTATTACTCGCTATGCCTCAGGCGGATTACCTGCGGTTTAACGTGCGCTTGCGCCAGCCAGTGCAGTGCCACACCGCCTATCAGCTGCAACTCAGTGAGGCGGTGGGACAGGTTAGTGGCAATTTGCTGGATATTGGCACTGGCGAAAGTTGCTTCAACAGCAAATTGCGCAGCGGGCCTGCGCTGAAACAGATGAAAAGTGACCAATGGAGTTCGCTATCGGCTGAAAAAGTGCATCAGTTCAGTCAGCAATTCCCTGGCAATGCGGCAGAACCCGCAGAGTGTTGGGGATTTTTCGACGCGCTGCTGTTTAAGCTGTTAGTGGCCGCCCCTGAAACCTTAGCGACCGCGAAAGCAGTGTTGCCGGGGATTCAGGCGGACACCTTGATTGATATTTTCGAGCATGTGCCGGTCATCCAGACACATCATGACGTGCATTTCAGTGCGGATTTACTGCGCACCAACCCGCATCTATTTGTCCGTAGTGCGCTGCAATACAGCATCGAACCGACATTAATCGTCGGTAACGCCGAGGATGGCTGGGTATTGCGCGCGGCTATTCAGGCCCGGTCAGACGCCGGGCCTTTAATCACCACCGCCGTAACATTAAAAACGTGGCCGCTAGCCGCGAACTCAATAAGGATTTGA
- a CDS encoding SDR family NAD(P)-dependent oxidoreductase has protein sequence MSRKWVLITGGSRGIGRALVEELAKEWDVVFTWRSGEQQSCEVIASCAGLPGSVTSYRCDGSHEADVDHLAPQLLAKYGPPGAVIHNAGITGDSLHIQQNGDNWRNVLDTNLNAVFYWNKHLLPQMMMQGEGAVLLISSVTAIKGNIGQSAYGASKAAMIGLGRSLALEMGRFGIRVNCLLPGIIDSDMTRAMPADALKGLRKQIPLRRLGEVQEVARASAFMIGDDSRYMTGQTLVLDGGLTA, from the coding sequence ATGAGCAGGAAGTGGGTATTGATTACCGGCGGCAGCCGTGGCATTGGCCGCGCATTGGTCGAAGAGCTGGCTAAAGAGTGGGATGTGGTTTTTACCTGGCGTAGCGGTGAGCAGCAGAGCTGCGAGGTGATAGCAAGCTGTGCAGGGCTACCCGGCTCGGTGACCAGTTACCGTTGTGATGGTAGTCACGAGGCGGATGTTGACCACTTGGCCCCGCAGCTGTTGGCGAAATATGGCCCGCCCGGTGCGGTAATTCATAATGCTGGCATTACCGGTGACAGCTTACACATTCAGCAAAATGGTGATAACTGGCGCAATGTGCTGGACACCAATCTGAACGCGGTCTTCTACTGGAATAAGCATCTATTGCCGCAGATGATGATGCAGGGCGAGGGTGCGGTGCTGCTGATCTCTTCAGTCACTGCCATCAAAGGCAATATCGGGCAGAGCGCCTATGGTGCCAGTAAAGCGGCGATGATTGGCCTTGGCCGCTCGCTGGCGCTGGAGATGGGGCGTTTTGGTATTCGGGTTAACTGCCTACTGCCGGGGATCATCGACAGCGACATGACACGCGCGATGCCTGCCGATGCCTTAAAAGGGCTGCGGAAACAGATACCGTTACGGCGCTTGGGTGAGGTGCAGGAAGTCGCCCGCGCTAGCGCCTTTATGATTGGCGATGATAGCCGCTACATGACTGGCCAGACACTGGTGCTGGATGGCGGGTTAACGGCTTAA
- a CDS encoding peptidase domain-containing ABC transporter, which produces MEKIIPTQVFQSETNECGLACISMLAQTQGINAPLESLRERYPASQHGTSLATLCTILSELAIPAYPVVFEHQELSAIPLPAILHYGASHYVLLAYRKGNYVCVMNPAIGQQLLPMDALKAEISGYALVLDPETPASPEAVKKMEHSKRLSALDCMSLKETASVRGIYWLMTLAFLISLTLFIMPTMVSSAINDVFSSAGDKEFPYFYFLLAFVVSTSLAFCVRYITERYIKQFVVLNSVAGFARLLSHSLNFFDKRAPGDIFSRFSNWQMAATQKIELDNGLRTDWIIGAIALAVMCYMSPLLAMVSAVGVMLMGLISIWAIYRDRYYTQQLQVKGAEQSDFILETIQGFSTIKSAGLASQRQGVFAGLALSLFSALQKKKIYDQVKNSLYQLIGSLEMVFFMLLALPMLKQGTLSLGEFFAYSFVREIFTSYITKIFYAILQKNQLHVIDIRARDLFPAGQSTPPENSSSIPPAIPAFTRQLDYQHIRFAYDASQPVLRDLSLSLTRGESVAIIGESGAGKSTLLKVMAGLMPPQQGQVLVDGEAVDFQQAHALFFLQSQEDILFNASVLQNITLFDGQLDADKRQRIERSLQGLQLTSVIDRLPGGLSALVRESHAALSLGQRQRLLLARAMYSDCSVLVLDEPTANLDEETAHQVMQTLLAHCREYQKTLITVTHSDSVLPMFDRVFRLHDGQLVRFSQSVTSNHLTPAAVN; this is translated from the coding sequence ATGGAAAAGATAATCCCGACGCAAGTTTTTCAAAGCGAAACCAATGAATGCGGCTTGGCCTGTATCTCGATGCTGGCACAGACGCAGGGCATCAATGCACCGTTGGAAAGCTTGCGGGAGCGCTATCCTGCCTCACAGCATGGCACCTCACTGGCCACACTGTGCACTATTTTGTCTGAGCTGGCGATACCCGCTTATCCGGTGGTGTTTGAGCATCAAGAGCTGTCAGCTATTCCGCTGCCGGCCATTTTGCACTACGGTGCGAGCCACTATGTGCTGCTCGCTTACCGTAAAGGTAACTATGTCTGCGTGATGAATCCGGCGATCGGGCAGCAGCTACTGCCGATGGATGCCCTAAAAGCAGAAATCAGCGGCTATGCACTGGTGCTGGACCCCGAAACTCCAGCCTCGCCTGAAGCGGTGAAGAAGATGGAGCACAGCAAGCGACTTAGTGCACTCGACTGCATGAGCCTAAAAGAGACCGCGAGTGTTCGTGGTATCTACTGGCTGATGACGCTGGCGTTTTTGATCTCCCTGACGCTATTTATCATGCCGACCATGGTCAGCAGCGCTATCAATGATGTGTTCTCCTCTGCGGGCGATAAAGAGTTCCCCTACTTCTATTTTCTGCTGGCCTTTGTGGTCTCCACCTCACTCGCTTTCTGTGTGCGGTACATCACCGAGCGCTACATCAAGCAGTTCGTGGTGCTCAATAGCGTCGCGGGTTTCGCCCGTCTGCTCAGCCATTCACTCAACTTCTTTGATAAGCGGGCACCGGGCGATATCTTCAGCCGCTTCTCGAACTGGCAAATGGCCGCTACCCAAAAAATTGAGTTGGATAATGGCCTGCGCACCGACTGGATTATCGGCGCCATTGCATTAGCCGTGATGTGCTATATGAGCCCATTGCTGGCGATGGTCTCTGCGGTTGGCGTGATGTTGATGGGGCTTATCAGTATTTGGGCCATCTACCGTGACCGCTATTACACCCAGCAGTTGCAGGTCAAAGGCGCTGAGCAAAGTGATTTCATTTTAGAAACCATTCAGGGCTTCTCCACCATTAAATCTGCCGGTTTAGCCAGCCAACGGCAAGGGGTGTTTGCCGGTCTGGCGCTGTCACTGTTCAGCGCACTACAGAAGAAAAAAATCTACGATCAGGTCAAAAACAGCCTCTATCAACTGATCGGCAGCCTCGAAATGGTGTTCTTTATGCTGCTGGCTCTGCCGATGTTGAAGCAGGGCACCCTCAGCTTGGGCGAGTTTTTTGCCTACAGTTTTGTGCGCGAAATTTTCACCTCATATATCACCAAGATTTTTTATGCGATTTTGCAGAAAAACCAATTACATGTGATTGATATCCGCGCCCGTGATCTGTTCCCGGCGGGGCAATCAACGCCGCCTGAAAACAGCTCGTCGATTCCTCCGGCGATCCCGGCGTTTACCCGCCAGTTGGATTACCAGCATATCCGTTTTGCCTACGACGCCAGCCAGCCAGTATTGCGCGATTTGTCACTGTCACTGACCCGTGGAGAGAGTGTGGCGATCATCGGTGAGTCCGGTGCCGGGAAGAGCACCTTGCTGAAAGTGATGGCGGGATTGATGCCACCACAGCAAGGGCAGGTGTTGGTCGATGGCGAAGCGGTTGATTTTCAGCAGGCCCACGCACTGTTCTTCCTGCAAAGTCAGGAGGACATCCTGTTCAACGCCTCGGTATTACAAAATATCACCCTGTTTGATGGTCAGTTAGATGCGGATAAGCGCCAACGTATTGAGCGCTCACTGCAAGGGCTGCAATTAACCTCGGTCATCGATAGATTACCGGGCGGCCTTAGTGCACTGGTGCGTGAAAGTCACGCCGCGCTCTCTTTAGGGCAGCGCCAGCGGTTATTACTGGCCCGCGCGATGTACAGCGATTGTTCGGTTTTGGTGCTGGATGAACCCACCGCCAATCTGGATGAAGAGACCGCCCATCAGGTGATGCAGACCCTATTGGCTCACTGCCGCGAATATCAGAAAACACTGATAACCGTAACCCACAGTGACAGTGTACTGCCGATGTTTGATCGGGTTTTCCGCTTGCACGACGGCCAACTGGTGCGTTTCTCTCAATCGGTGACCTCAAACCACCTCACCCCAGCGGCGGTTAACTGA